In Patescibacteria group bacterium, the genomic stretch ATCTTCATAGAGCTCATCATCGTCTTCGAGTGAAGCATCGTCGCCGCTAGAACCACCCAGGAAGCTCGATTCAAAGAGAACATTCTTGTCTTTCTCTGCATTGGCAGTGATATCGCTCGGCATCGTGCCTTCATAATTCTCCGCAAGGAATTTCACCACCTGCTTCAGCTCGGTCTCAGAGATATAGGCCGATTGGATACGCTGAGGTTGAGCCATCTCGCCGCCCAAGTAGAGCATGTCGCCGGCACCGAGGAGCTTTTCCGCACCTGCCATGTCGAGAATGGTACGCGAGTCGATCTGTGAAGCTACTTGGAGAGCCAACCGGGACGGCACGTTGGCCTTGATGAGGCCGGTGATGACATTTACCGAAGGCCGCTGAGTCGAAAGGACGAGATGGATACCGACAGCGCGAGACATCTGAGCGAGACGCACGATTGCCGACTCGAGCTCGCGAGGGTAGGTCTGCATGATGTCGGCGAGCTCATCGATGACCACTACGATATACGGCATAGTCTCCGGTACCTTCTCGCCTTCCTTTGGCGGCTCGGTCTCGAAGCGTTTTTTGGCAGGATCTACGATGTTTTTGTGATACGACTGAATGTCTCGCACTGAAGCGCCCTCGAGGACATCGTATCGGCGATCCATTTCCTTCGCTGCCCATTTGAGTGAGAGAATAGCCTTTTTTGCATCAGTGATGACGGGAGTGAGGAGGTGCGGGATCTTGTTATACAAAGTGAGCTCCACACGCTTCGGGTCAATCATGATGAATTTGAGATTCTGTGGTGAGTTGCGATAGAGGAGGGAGGTGATGAGGGTGTGGATAGTGACTGACTTTCCAGAGCCAGTCGCACCTGCGATGAGAAGGTGCGGCATCTTCGCTATGTTGGCATAGTATGACTTGCCGGAAACACCTTTGCCGAGTGCCACGAGGAGCGGCTTGTCAGATTCCTGGTACTCAGCGGTCGCGAGTAGTGTGCCGAGGCCGACGGTGGTCTTGGTACTGTTTGGGATTTCGATCCCCACGAGAGACTTTCCAGGAATCGGTGCTTCAATACGGATCGGATGGGCCGCGAGGGCGAGGGAGAGGTCGTTTTGAAGGGCGACAATACGCGAAAGTTTTACGCCTTCAGCTGGCTTCAGGGCATAGCGAGTGACAGACGGTCCGATAGAGATCTCATCCATTTCCACATTGATGCCGAAGTTTTGGAGGCTACGCTTAATAATGTTGGCATTCGCCTTGATGTCACCGACACCTGGCTTGC encodes the following:
- a CDS encoding DNA translocase FtsK 4TM domain-containing protein; the encoded protein is MARKKDGGISKHLDDINPIKDVKAETLQGVFAVISVVIGIFFTLAAFHKGGLVGEKSYSVLKSLLGIGYFLLPLFAFLMAVSFIKDLKQHFTYSKIVTSLLAFFSSLGIVDILAASFGSSDKGGIIGYYISHPLLTVFDFWASLVILLGILAISLILVFETRLDLHFIAFWKKLFSTKKKSVAEKERLLQERKNAQNEPMDDDEVEDLISTPETEERILPKKKGGAAGGAAGALSAANAAAAAKPEAKLKISEGEKEDAFMGQTNAVAYQQDNYIPLPLDLLEVDKGKPGVGDIKANANIIKRSLQNFGINVEMDEISIGPSVTRYALKPAEGVKLSRIVALQNDLSLALAAHPIRIEAPIPGKSLVGIEIPNSTKTTVGLGTLLATAEYQESDKPLLVALGKGVSGKSYYANIAKMPHLLIAGATGSGKSVTIHTLITSLLYRNSPQNLKFIMIDPKRVELTLYNKIPHLLTPVITDAKKAILSLKWAAKEMDRRYDVLEGASVRDIQSYHKNIVDPAKKRFETEPPKEGEKVPETMPYIVVVIDELADIMQTYPRELESAIVRLAQMSRAVGIHLVLSTQRPSVNVITGLIKANVPSRLALQVASQIDSRTILDMAGAEKLLGAGDMLYLGGEMAQPQRIQSAYISETELKQVVKFLAENYEGTMPSDITANAEKDKNVLFESSFLGGSSGDDASLEDDDELYEDARTAVIEAGKASTSYIQRKLRIGYSRAARLMDILEERGVIGPADGSKPRSVIGAEDGNNDVGGDIAGVTHDDTGGTELASDTQNSPEEPIV